A single Corvus hawaiiensis isolate bCorHaw1 chromosome 26, bCorHaw1.pri.cur, whole genome shotgun sequence DNA region contains:
- the FAM110B gene encoding protein FAM110B yields the protein MPTETLPTGSMVKPVSPAVTFTSAVPLRILNKGPDYFRRQAEPNPKRLSAVERLEADKAKYVKSQEVINAKQEPVKPAVLAKPPVCPAVKRALGSPTLKVFSNNAKTESGVQRENLKLEILKNIINSSEGSSSGSGHKHGPRNWPPHRADSTELNRHSFAESLKVYPTQGWSSPQESSSNVSRRLLDQSAETFLHVSHSSSDIRKVTSAKPLKAIPCSSSAPPLPPKPKIAAIATLKSPEIEAVESGCGVSRRPSLQRSKSDLSDRYFRVDADVERFFNYCGLDPEELENLGMENFARANSDIISLNFRSASMISSDCEQSQDSNSDLRNDDSANDRVPYGISAIERNARIIKWLYSIKQARESQKVSHV from the coding sequence ATGCCTACAGAAACATTACCGACAGGTAGCATGGTGAAGCCGGTCAGCCCTGCTGTGACTTTCACATCTGCCGTTCCTCTCCGCATCCTGAACAAAGGACCTGACTATTTTCGCAGGCAGGCGGAGCCTAATCCAAAAAGACTGAGTGCAGTGGAGAGGCTTGAAGCCGACAAGGCGAAATATGTCAAGAGCCAGGAGGTCATCAATGCCAAGCAGGAGCCTGTGAAGCCGGCAGTGCTGGCGAAGCCACCGGTCTGTCCCGCGGTCAAGCGAGCGCTGGGGAGCCCCACCCTGAAGGTCTTCAGCAACAATGCAAAGACTGAGAGTGGAGTCcagagagaaaatctgaaaCTCGAGATTTTGAAGAACATCATCAACAGCTCTGAAGGCTCCAGCTCAGGTTCAGGGCATAAGCACGGTCCCCGAAATTGGCCACCCCACAGAGCCGATTCAACAGAGCTGAACCGACACTCATTCGCAGAATCCTTGAAGGTTTACCCCacgcagggctggagcagcccacaggagagcagctccaaTGTCAGCAGAAGGCTGCTAGATCAGTCAGCAGAGACTTTCTTACATGTCTCTCACAGCTCTTCAGACATTAGGAAAGTAACTAGTGCAAAGCCCTTAAAAGCAATACCCTGCAGTAGTTCAGCCCCACCTCTGCCTCCAAAGCCCAAAATCGCTGCCATTGCCACCCTGAAATCCCCAGAGATTGAGGCAGTCGAGTCTGGATGCGGAGTTAGTAGAAGACCCTCCCTACAGCGATCAAAGTCAGACTTGAGCGACAGATACTTTCGCGTTGACGCAGATGTCGAACGGTTCTTTAACTACTGCGGACTGGATCCTGAAGAGCTTGAAAACCTCGGGATGGAAAACTTTGCAAGGGCTAACTCTGATATTATATCCCTCAACTTTCGCAGTGCAAGCATGATTAGCTCAGACTGTGAACAGTCTCAGGACAGCAACAGTGACCTTAGAAATGATGACAGTGCCAATGACCGTGTGCCATACGGCATTTCTGCCATTGAAAGGAATGCCAGAATCATCAAGTGGTTATACAGCATCAAGCAAGCTAGAGAGTCACAGAAAGTGTCCCATGTGTGA